Proteins co-encoded in one Medicago truncatula cultivar Jemalong A17 chromosome 8, MtrunA17r5.0-ANR, whole genome shotgun sequence genomic window:
- the LOC112417448 gene encoding uncharacterized protein yields the protein MGAFNISLLGKWCWRLLTEKGGLWYRVLKSRYGEVGGRIREGGSDSSAWWRMMCRLREGIGEGVGNWFEDNIRRVVRDGRNTLFWYDRWIGDVPLRLKFPRLFNLAVEKECSVGEMVGRGLGSDGGAWVWRRRLFAWEEESVRECSLLFHNIVLQDSVCDTWQWLLDPVHGYTVRGVYRFLTTTSNMVDRSLVDDVWKKHVPLKVSLLVWRLLRNRIPTKDNLALRGVLSSTDMACALGCVCNETVNHLFLQCTLSTDLWAVICNWLGISFVLDGELRHHFQQFTKMAGMPIYSHLFFTIIWFVTIWVIWKEMNNRIFNGTVSNNFTLKEKVKLHSFLWLKSKQPNFVYS from the coding sequence ATGGGAGCCtttaatatttctcttttgGGCAAGTGGTGTTGGAGATTGTTGACGGAGAAGGGGGGCTTATGGTATCGAGTGTTGAAATCCCGTTATGGTGAGGTTGGGGGGCGGATTAGGGAGGGTGGTAGTGATTCTTCGGCGTGGTGGAGGATGATGTGTCGATTACGGGAGGGGATTGGTGAGGGTGTGGGGAATTGGTTCGAAGATAATATTAGGCGGGTGGTACGAGATGGGAGAAATACCTTGTTTTGGTATGATAGATGGATAGGAGATGTGCCGTTGCGTTTGAAGTTTCCTCGCCTTTTTAATTTGGCGGTGGAAAAGGAGTGTTCGGTGGGGGAGATGGTGGGTCGCGGCTTGGGTAGTGATGGAGGGGCGTGGGTGTGGAGACGTCGTCTATTTGCGTGGGAGGAGGAATCTGTGAGGGAGTGTTCTTTGCTATTtcataacattgttttgcaggattCTGTTTGTGATACTTGGCAGTGGCTGTTAGACCCTGTTCATGGCTACACGGTTAGGGGCGTTTACCGCTTCCTTACAACTACGAGTAACATGGTGGACAGGTCTCTCGTTGATGATGTTTGGAAAAAGCATGTCCCATTAAAGGTCTCCTTGCTGGTGTGGCGTCTTCTTCGTAACCGTATTCCTACGAAAGACAACCTTGCTTTGCGTGGTGTTCTCTCCTCTACAGATATGGCGTGTGCGCTTGGTTGCGTTTGCAATGAAACGGTgaatcatctttttcttcagtGCACTCTATCAACTGATCTTTGGGCTGTTATTTGTAATTGGTTAGGCATTTCGTTTGTGCTTGACGGTGAGCTTCGACATCACTTTCAACAGTTTACTAAGATGGCGGGTATGCCAATTTATTCTCATTTATTCTTCACGATTATTTGGTTTGTCACtatttgggtgatttggaaggaaatGAACAATCGGATATTTAATGGTACGGTTTCCAATAATTTTACTCTTAAAGAAAAGGTGAAGCTGCACTCCTTTCTTTGGCTTAAATCTAAGCAACCGAATTTTGTTTATTCTTAA